From a region of the Phaeodactylum tricornutum CCAP 1055/1 chromosome 4, whole genome shotgun sequence genome:
- a CDS encoding predicted protein — protein sequence MRRIKLFFDVSIDGEPAGRIEMGLYGSVVPKTADNFKQLCEGKPGFGYKGSKFHRIIPGFMCQGGDFTNGNGTGGKSIYGPKFNDENFDIAHGGAGTLSMANAGPNTNGSQFFICTGQTPWLNGKHTVFGKVTDGLDIVRKIETKGSEMGKPRAEVKITNCGSL from the exons ATGCGGAGAATAAAAC TCTTCTTTGATGTGTCTATCGACGGCGAACCTGCGGGACGAATTGAGATGGGTCTGTACGGATCGGTTGTTCCCAAGACAGCGGATAATTTCAAGCAGCTTTGTGAAGGCAAACCTGGGTTCGGATACAAAGGAAGCAAATTTCACCGTATCATTCCCGGCTTCATGTGCCAAGGAGGTGACTTTACTAACG GAAATGGAACAGGAGGCAAGAGCATTTACG GCCCCAAATTCAATGATGAGAATTTCGATATCGCCCACGGAGGCGCTGGAACGCTTTCGATGGCCAACGCAGGTCCCAATACAAACGGAAGCCAATTTTTCATTTGCACAGGACAAACTCCATGGCTAAACGGCAAGCATACCGTCTTCGGAAAG GTCACAGACGGCTTGGACATCGTCCGCAAAATCGAAACAAAAGGGTCAGAAATGGGAAAGCCCAGAGCGGAAGTTAAGATTACCAACTGTGGATCTTTGTAG
- a CDS encoding predicted protein, giving the protein MAQSAGDSLGLAKKTSISGTSVMNLAGSKLRKQLSSSLQESASAPTSAFAVKQLEKMGWKEGTGLGKKRNGITTHIKVKRRIESAGLGTEKQGTEKLIANETWWKDSVGDTLAKLSSKSKKKKSKRRKEFTDEELFEATGGARFGMRAVPTRNLAKWRRTETEVIGTNSAVAETVPANYTHAVDDNIIIANYETIPGEGKADEIQQEKTRETLRQKPEIFENNKTKKDKKKKSKS; this is encoded by the coding sequence ATGGCTCAAAGTGCAGGTGATTCACTCGGCCTTGCAAAGAAAACATCCATTTCAGGTACCTCCGTTATGAATCTGGCTGGATCAAAACTTCGAAAGCAGCTCTCGAGCTCTCTGCAGGAAagtgcatcagcaccaacTTCGGCGTTCGCTGTCAAGCAACTGGAAAAAATGGGATGGAAAGAGGGAACAGGCCTGGGTAAGAAAAGGAATGGAATCACAACACACATCAAGGTAAAAAGGAGAATAGAAAGCGCCGGTCTAGGTACTGAAAAGCAAGGAACTGAAAAGCTCATTGCAAACGAAACATGGTGGAAGGATAGCGTTGGGGACACTTTGGCAAAattgtcttccaaaagcaaaaagaagaagtcgAAACGCAGAAAAGAATTCACTGACGAAGAACTGTTCGAAGCAACAGGCGGAGCACGATTTGGCATGCGAGCCGTTCCAACCCGCAACCTAGCCAAATGGCGACGAACCGAGACGGAGGTGATTGGAACTAATAGTGCGGTAGCGGAAACTGTGCCGGCAAATTACACACATGCCGTAGACGACAATATCATCATTGCGAACTACGAAACGATACCCGGAGAAGGAAAAGCCGATGAAATACAGCAAGAAAAAACGAGAGAGACACTACGGCAGAAACCGGAGATTTTTGAGAAcaacaaaacgaaaaaagacaagaaaaagaagtcaaagagTTAA
- a CDS encoding predicted protein produces the protein MRSRYKLMFCPVTFCTESGVCRYFMIVLSSNHKSSFKVGDDIQKSSHAHRSDFWNCMDSRIPNFSKPSNSKKCFPRAPAELGRSGAKKNDLPLFPPRLHTVAASVVTKTRLLVPKILRLDPKILIESMTEGKTDEKPIEDAQVATGAATGGEKPDRINTGDDSGDKDDCSDLTDNNNPEGEEQAPKSFPQKLMDILSNEDNTEIISWLPHGNGFIINKKKTFANDVLPKYFKASKFTSFTRKLNRWGFTRVPRGPETGAYFHKLFRRDKPELCLQMTSNSGNKYQTSPMQQQLLPNGSGGEKSSEAGEGADSKPKEETGEEADASKEQDEAQESIIKPKAVDEV, from the exons ATGAGGTCACGTTACAAACTAATGTTCTGCCCAGTGACTTTTTGCACGGAATCGGGCGTTTGCCGTTATTTTATGATTGTTCTCTCGTCAAATCACAAATCGTCATTCAAAGTCGGCGACGACATCCAAAAGTCATCGCACGCGCATCGTAGTGACTTTTGGAATTGTATGGATTCGAGAATACCAAATTTTTCGAAACCGTCAAATTCGAAAAAATGCTTTCCTCGTGCCCCGGCAGAGCTCGGACGGAGTGGTGCCAAGAAAAACGATTTGCCCCTCTTTCCACCGCGTTTACACACTGTAGCAGCGAGCGTTGTCACAAAGACGAGACTATTGGTTCCCAAAATCCTTCGCTTGGATCCGAAGATATTAATTGAAAGTATGACTGAAGGCAAAACTGACGAGAAACCTATTGAAGATGCCCAGGTGGCGACTGGTGCTGCCACGGGAGGGGAAAAGCCTGATAGAATCAACACAGGTGATGATTCTGGCGACAAAGACGACTGCTCCGATCTTACTGACAATAACAACCCTGAAGGCGAAGAGCAGGCTCCCAAGAGCTTTCCCCAAAAA TTGATGGATATCCTTTCCAATGAGGACAATACGGAGATTATTTCCTGGCTCCCTCACGGAAATGGTTTCAttatcaacaagaagaagactttTGCCAACGACGTACTTCCCAAGTATTTCAAGGCTAGTAAGTTCACGAGCTTCACTCGCAAATTGAACCGCTGGGGTTTTACCCGCGTCCCTCGCGGGCCAGAGACTGGTGCCTACTTCCATAAGCTGTTCCGCCGTGACAAGCCTGAACTCTGCTTGCAGATGACAAGCAACTCAGGCAATAAATACCAAACTAGTCCAATgcagcaacagcttttgcCGAAT GGATCTGGTGGTGAAAAATCCTCAGAAGCTGGCGAAGGTGCGGATTCCAAGCCCAAGGAAGAAACCGGAGAAGAAGCGGATGCTAGCAAAGAGCAAGATGAGGCACAAGAGTCGATTATTAAACCGAAAGCTGTGGACGAGGTTTAA